tcaaattccTGTAACAACAATATCCATCTAATGAGTCTAGGTTTTGCCTATTTCTTTGTCACCAAGTATTTGATGGCAGAATGGTCTGTACAAACTATGAATTTGGTGCCCACTAATCTGAATTTTTCAAAGGCAAACACCACTACTAACAATTCTTTCTGCGTAGTGGTGTAATTGAGCTGTGTATCTGTCAACGTGCGACTGTCATAATATATAGCATGAAACATCTTGGCTTCTATTTGCCCTAGCACTGCTTCAACAACaaagtcacttgcatcacacactAGTTCAAATGGTAGATTCCAATCTGGTGCAGTGACTATATGTGCTATAGTTAATTGCTCATTTAACTCTTCAAACGCCTTTGAACATAACTCATCAAAATGAAATGGTCTGTTTTGCTCCAACAATTGACATAGAGGCTTTGATATCTTAGAAACGTCCTTGATGAAGCGGTGGTAAAATCCAACATGCCCTAGAAAGCTTCTGACTCCTTTCACTGAAATGCGTGGTGGCAACTTTTCAATGACTTCTATTTTTCATTGTCGACGAAAATTCCTTGCTGTGGAATTTTGTGGCCTAAAACAATGCCCTTACAaaccatgaagtggcatttttcccaattcaacACCAGAGTTGTTTCCTGACATTGGCAAAGTAGtaaatccaaattttttaagCAATCTTCAAAAGTGTCACTAAACACcgagaaatcatccatgaatacTTCAAGGACTTTCTCCACCATGTCTGAAAATATTACCATCATGCAACGCTAGAATGTTACTAGGGCATTACATAACCCAAATGGCATTGTTCTGAAAGCAAATGTTCCGTAAGGACAGGTGAATGTAGTTTTTTCTTTATCAGTAGGAGATATGGCAATTTGGTTGTAACTTGAGCAACCatctaaaaaatagtaaaaggcTTTCCCTGTTATTCTATACAGCATCTGATCTATAAAAGGCAAAGTGAATGGTCCTTCTTTATTACTTTGTTGAGTTTTtgataatccatacaaactctCCAACTAATGACAATGCGTGTAGGAATGAGTTCGTTGTTATCATTGCTAACTACTGTAACTCCTCATTTCTTGGGTACACACTGAATAGGGCTCACCCAAGAGCTATCAGAAATTGGGTATATAATCCCAACATCCAAGCATTTAATAATCTCCTTCTTAACTACTTCCTTTATGATAGGATTCAGTATCTTCTACTGTTCAATAGATTTGCCATGGAAATCTTCAAGTATTACTTTGTGCATATAGATTGTTAGGCTAATTCCTTTAATATCCGCAATTGACCATCTTCAAGCTTTCTTGGATTCCTTTAAAACCTCTAGTAATTGCATCTCCTGATCTATTGTAAGCTCGATAGAAATAAATACAAGTAGTGTATAGTTCTCTCCCAAATAAGCGTACTTCAAATGCACTAATAATGGCTTCAAATCTAAAATCGGTGGATCTTCTATTGATGAGCGAAGAGGGTTAAAGAGTGACTTGATAAATCTAATGATTCAAAGATCCTTCTGTATCCATTTTCAAATTGCTGAGCTTCTATCAGTTCTTCAgattatttagttaaatttgtttcatttaattgGACAAAGTCTGTATCAGAATTGTTGTGCATATGTCCTGCAAATTCTTCCTGAATTACAATGTCAACAAATTCTACAGCATGACATTCTTCATTTGGGTCTGCACACTTTAAAGcatcaaacacattaaaagtCAATTGCTGATCATTAATTCTCATGGTTAACTCACCTTCCTGCACATTAATCAATGTTCTACCAATTGCTAAGAAAGGTCATCCAAGTATTATAGGTACCTCTTTATCTGCTTCACATTCCAGAATAATAAAATCTGCTGGAAAGATGAACTGTTGACTCTTACCAGtacatcttcaattttaccttctgtATGGACATATGATTTATCAGCTAGTTGTAGTGTGGCTATAATAGGTCTTGCCTTTCCTATCCGAAgtttcttgaaaatagaaataggCATTAGATTGATACTTGCACCTAAATCGCATAATATGTTACCTATATAATGGTTTCCAATCGAACAGGGTATAGTGAAACTCCCAGGATCTTCTAATATTGGTGGCAGTTTATTCTTTAGCATTGCTGTGCACCCTTCAGTAAGTGCAACAGATTCAAATTCTCCTAACCTTCTCTTATTGGATAAGgtatctttcatgaatttcacgTACTTAGGCATTTGTTCTAATGCTTccaccaaaggtatattgatgTGTTATTGCTTCACGACCTCtagaaatttcttgaattgagcATCTTATTTCGACTTTTGGAAATATTGGGGACAAAGTGGTGGTGGTCTTCCTTCCATTTGTTTTGCTATGGCATTTGTATTGGCTTGGAAAGATGAATTTGGTTCTGTACGCTTTTGTTCCACCTCCGATTCGAAAGTTCTGCTTCTAAGAACTTTAAAACTTTCCTCAGATAAGGGATCATTCACAACTCCTGGTAGCTGAGTGCCACTCCGGAGTGTTATGGCTTTACATTGTTCTTTTCCTTGGGACTAGAACTTTCTGTGTCACTAGGCAACGCTCCTTGTTGTCTGGAGCTTAATGTAGTGGCAATTTgtcccacttgattctccagAGCTCTTAAGGAAGTTGTCTGTCTCTAAACAATTGCATCATTCTTAGTTATATACTCTTTTAGTAAAGCTTCAATAGCTGATGTTGAAGATGACAAACTTTGTTGCACATTTTGCCGTGGCATTGGTTGACTGTGTCCAGGTGGTAAACTAGTTGCATAGTGTCTATTAACAGTGGTGGCATTTCTCATTCCCTGATTACTCCAGCTAAAATTTGGATGTTGCTTCCACCCTGGATTGTAAGTGTTAGAGTAGGGATTGTTGTTGCTATGATTAAAATTTCCTATGTAATACACAAAGACTGGATTGGATGGGTATTCATCAAAAACGTGATCTTCTGCACCACATGCTAGTTCTGCAACCTTCATCTCCTACACTGCAGAGGTTCTTTTCAGAGGTTTAATCATATTCATTAAAGATGATACATGTGCCGTTAACGATGTAATCACATCAAGTTCCATTGCTCCAGCAAGTATTCTACCAGTACCAACTTTGGTAGTCGGATACTAATAATCATTATTTGTTATTCTTTCTGGAATTTCGTATGCTTCATTGTAGGACTTGTCAAGCAACGTCCCATTAGCAGATGCATCCACCACCATTCACATATGAGCATTTAATCCATTGTAGAACATCTACATTTGTGTCTAATGCTGAAAACCATAAATCGAgcattttctaattaattccTTGAAATGCCATCATGCCTTATATAATGTCTCATCTTCAGATTTTCTAAATGATGTAATGTCATTCCTCAGCTTGGCATTCATGTTGGAAGAATTATACCTAAGAAAAAATCTCTAACACAGTTCATTCCAAGATGCCATTATACCTGATGGTAATGAATTCAACCATGATCTGGCACGATCTCACAATGAATATGagaataaatttaatctaaGGGCATCTTCAGGAACACCATGCTGCCTAAATGAATCACAGACTTTAAGAAAAACTCTCAAGTGCAACCTGGGATCTTCAGTTGGTAAACCACTAAACTGCCTTACCGTCTTTAGCATCTGAAACATTACTGGTTTTAATATGTGGCCTAACAATTCCTGGACTTAGATCACCCAAAGTAGGCACTACAAGTTCTCTGATGCGTCTATCTTTCTCATCTAGGATTCGAGGAATATCATCATTCCTTTCATTCTAGAGTTCCTGATCGTTTTTTATTGGATCATTTATAGTCCTTTCCATTTCTCTTAGCACTTTCCTTCTTCGCCTTAATGTCCTTTCAATCTTAGGATCAAAATAGTATTTTGTATCCTCTTGAATACTTTTTCTCATGCACTAGTACAAAAcctgaaaaatcaaataaaatactaattaactattctaacaaaaataaaaagaaataacaaatcaattttTTCACTAATGCTGCTAATCCTTGGCAACAACGCCAAAAACTTATTGTGTGTAAATTACTAATgcaattgtgcaagtgtacacatcattcaagtaataaagtgataagtaaatatcgtctccacagggatcagAAATTGGTAAGAAACTGATTAAGTTATtataaccctattaactatacTAAATACTAGGAATACTTTTAAACTAAATAAGAAGTTGGTATAATGAATGAATGCAATTTAATGCTAAAAACAGAAAATTGATATGACAAGTAAAATGTAGTGGCAAATTGCAAAGAAAAGCAAGAGTAATTATGTTGTTGGATTAACACGGctttaattattcaattgaaatgctcatatcaaaataatgtcaTGGAAAAATATTGTCTAATCAACTGCTCAGAGAATTACTACTTTAACCTGGCTCTTTCGATAGCTAAATTTAAGCAATAATCTAAGTTACTATATGTCTATAAAACTCTGgattaataacaataatgaaCGATCTTCTCTGCACAATTTGcaacatctatgtctagagtgctacgagtattctgttgaatattcGCTTGCATCACACAATTCTAGATCCAAGATATTTAaacttttcagaattaaaaatacatatatgaaaacaaaatacaatcagctatgtctagagcttgaatgcatgtatttaaaataagcataaGTCGAATGAAACAGTGATATAGGCAAATTCAAATCATTAAcattaaagatgataaacatCCACCCAAATAACTCCAACCCAAAAAAGATTTAGTTCATGGGTGGAAAAGTAAACACTgaatttaaatcattcatcGACATTTAAAGAAGTTTGAATGACAAAaattaggaaaactaaaggcAGAACTGCAGGATTTCTCGCCACACTCCAGCTTCTCTTTTATCTTCCAATTGTTCGTGAATCCAGTATAGATGTCTCTTCCTCTTCTTCACGTCTGTATTCTACTCTTTGTAGTTGCTACCCTTTCTTTCTCTAAAATTCTCCAATGGATTTTTTCCCTCTGTAGAGAGAGGATTACTGTCACCAGTCTCTTTCTCATACAAATTCtcctctccatttttctttttctctctcattCTTTTATTGGGTAGATTCGTCCCACCTCTGTACAAATTTTTCATTCCTCTTTTTAGGTTGGCTTTTCTGCTACACGTCCAGCTGGCTGAGAGTGACGTGGATAGAATGAGGAGTCATTTTCCTTGCATTGCCATGGCAATTTTGTTGGCAATCAATCTTGCCACTTACCACGGCAATGTTTCACTTCTCTTAGTTTCCCTCTTCATCTTCTTGCTCTTTCTTCACATGTATTCACACACAACTACACCTATCCTACtcaagtgataaaagtaacaaataatggcCAATGTAGCGCAATCTAAGCtttgttatgcaatgttctaaaattgTCCTAAAAATGCAGATGTATTCACttaatttcaaacaattaatccCATAAAGAGGCCTTAAATAgcctatatcatttttaatattattatgccaactaggatttcgcctcaaggaTTTACTAGAATCAATTCTAAAGACATAAAATTTCATGCTTACTTAgacattttaaaagaatttaaatgaGCTGACTATTATTCATATCCACTAAATTGACATTCTtctcataataaaattaaaatgaaaaatattaaaataagaaattatacTTGAACTAGAGCTAACATaatatgtgaaataaattgactTTGAGCACTTTTCCACTTACACATACCTCATGCGGGACTCgatcaaaaaaataattcaagacTGAAGAACGGATGACTGCCTTAGAATgttcccccaaacttaaaacAAACAATGTCCTCGttgtaaataatttaacaaataagtGAATGTGAACTGTACACCAAGTAGGTTCCCAGGAAGAGAGGTGAGCCTGATTAAActacttaaataccaagtctttgcTTGTCAgaaccaatcctagacatgtacatTCTTATTGGCACACTTTTTGTTTAAGATTCGCTCAGACTTAAAATCAACAAggacaaaagaaataaattaggGGTAAGTATCCAAAATTATTATgctgaaaaagaaatataaaaaaattctaaaagaaataaTGTTGTAAATATCAAGAAAGTAAAACTACCTTAATTAGACTCAGAACTTTCTGAAGCTGTCTCCACTTCTACATGATCATCATCTTGTCTTGGCTTGTTGAAATCCTCTTGCCTTGTTTTCTGCATTGAAACACCATATTCTTATTGTTTGGCTTTTGGTTTCCATGGTTCAAAAATAGCACTTGGAAATTCAGGTAATTCATTGAAgtgttaaattaaattcttcTGCGTACTGATCTAGATTGCATCATCTCGGATCTTCGCAAACTACCAACAAGTTTTTTGTTGCTTATACATGTGTTGCAACAAATACCATTTGGCGACTGCTCTGATTGAACCTTGGGGTCGATGTTCAataaggcatattggttgaattaattgaatttgaagCTTCTGTAGAAACATGCATGTTTGGCTGCACAATTGGTTTAGATGTTTCATCTTCAACTTCTACTATCGGCTTCTTCCCACTATGGTCACTAATTATTCTAGCAATGTCATTAGTAGAAATAAATCCCTTGCTGTAAAAATTTGTAGGTGATCTTCGCATTGGCACTCGTGATTGACGACATAATAAACTAATTAGTGATGGGAAATACGCACTACATGTTCACTTACCTGCACATTCTTGAATTTCCTTGAGGACTATTTTCCCCATGTTAATAGATCTTTCAGTAATAATGCAGAATAAAAGAATCATGTGTTCCATTGATATTGTGCAACAATTTGCAATGGGCATTAAACTTGACCACATAAAGTAAAACCATACATTCGCTTCTCGACTAAGAAATTCGTGCCTGCATGTATAATTACCTTACTTTGAGATGTTCCTTTCAGTACCATGAATTGTCAATTCTTTGAGCAGATCTCAAAGCATTTCACTATCAATATCTTTGCATTAAGTTGAATAATCATCATGCTCCACattagaaaaatcaaatagTTTATTGATCACTGATGGATTTAGAGGAATCCATCTTCTATGGACTTAAACTGATAAAGTTTCTGACGAtgttaaattagaataaaattctCGAACAACATCATCGTCAGGGATGGATTAAACAACACAGAATGAATTCCATTTCATCTTTTCAATGGTTTCTCGAACATATTTCTAcacattcacttcttcatcATTCGCAAGCTGGAAACCTTTGTCTGGAAGCATCAGTTTCTTTTTAAAGATTGTTTAATAACATTCTCTTGTAGTCTAATTACAAAACCATGGCTAAAATCTATCATTTTGCAAGGGTGAAATTTTCCTCTTATGTGACAAAATGCGTGACTAAAATATCTCTTCAACAAAACACATATTAGCAACGATAAAAACTGACAAATACTCAAGTAAAAGTACCTATTAATCAACAACTTCAAACATGGTTGTTGCTTCTTAGAAGTGGTGCAACAAGGAAACTTTATATGGTGTTAGGGAAGAGTGATGGTTAAACACCGGTGGATAGAAGAGTTGTCGACGGCTAAGGGTGGTGACTAAAGAGAGTTGTTGATGGTAAACTATGGCCAAGAATCACAAGTGATCGGCGATTTTGGGACAATATGGGAAGAAAGAACTAAAAAGTAAGGACGACAAGAGGATTTTTAAGAGAGGATATGGTTGTTGATGTGTTTAAAATAGGAGGCTGGAAACTAAAGAGATAAagcaacaaaattttaattaaactaaaataggggagtttcttcaagaatttaaaCACTAGAAAatggataataaaatttaaataaatttaaataattgataactgtcaactaaataaataaatttaaaaatgattttggctatcaacaatataaaaataaaattcagccATTATTTGagagtaataaaataaatgaaaactatTGGGCCAAAATTGACCCTTATTCCACAAATCCCCAAATTAATGGCTTactaagaaaataatttctagaaaattatAATAGAATAAATTCCCAGGAGAGATTGGAGGGGGTCGCAAAATGGTCCCATTTAAAACCTAATCTCTTAGacataattttttctattataatGATCTCTGAATTATTGTTTaagtaaattatttgaatttaaagtaACACTCATGGATCCAATAAAATGAGTGAAATCTCATTATGctccatttcattttttcaatAGTGTTTAAGACGCTGACCATTTACCTTAAAAGTTCTTCATTGTCCATTATGTAATTCAACTACTCCATATGGATACACTCAGTGAATCATGTAAGGTCTAGTCCATCGAGACATAAGTTTTCTAAGAAATACACTCATGGATACAATAAAATGAGTGAAATCTCATTATGctccatttcatttttttcaatagTGTTTAAGATGCTGACCATTTACCTTAAAAGTTCTTCGTTGTCCATTATGCAATTCCACTACTCCATATGGATACACTCAGTGAATCATATAAGGTCTAGTCCATCGAGACTTAAGTTTTCTAAGAAATAATTTCATCCTAGAGTTGAACAATAAGACTTGTTGACCTTCTTTGAACTCTCAAGActgaatgtgcttgtcatgccatcttttTACCCTTTCTTTACAAATCTTTGTATTCTTTTATGAAAACAATCTTAATTCTTCCAATTTATCTAATTGAAACTTCTATTTGTCTCCAACAGGCTTCATGTCCAAATTGAGTTTCTTGAGAGCCTGATAAGCTCCGTATTCAAGCTCTAAAGGTAGATTACATACTTTTCCAAACACCAAAAGATACGGAGACTTCCCTCATAGAGTTTTCTAGACCAATTTCTCCGGTTAGGTTTCACCACTTTCTCAAGAATGTTCTTTATATCTCTattcaccaactcagctttccTATTCATCTGTGGATGGTAAGCTTTTGTAATCTTGTGCTTCATATTGTATTTATCAAGTAACCACTTAAACCATCtattcacaaaatgggaccctttATCACTTATTATGGCTCTTGAGGTTCCAAACTTAGTGAATATGTGCTTATGCAAGAAACACATAATTTTTTTGGCATCATTCACTAGACAAGCTTCTGCCCCGACCCATTTAGACACATAATTAATTGGCACTAAAATGTACAAGGTTCCATATGATGGAGGAAATGGGCCAAGGAAATTGATGCCCCACATatcgaataattctacctccaagatattatttaataacatctcattcctccttgatatattcCCTACTCTCTGAGAATGATCACGATTCTTCATGTAGACATACGAATCCTTAAATAgggttggccaaaagaatctagCCTGTAATACCTTAATTGTGGTACGTGATCCTCCAAAATGCCCACCACTTGGGGATGAATGACAATGGTAAAGAATTTCAGCTATCTCTCCTTAAGCTATTGATCTTTTAATCATCTGTTCCACacactatttaaaaaaaatatgactCTTCCTAGAAATAATACCTCATATCACGtaggaatttcttcctttgttgatATGTTAAATCTAGTGTACTATTCCACTGGCCAAATAGTTAGCgatatcagcaaaccaaggacatttatttaaatgatttatctAAAAATTTGTTCGTTTGGGAAATACTCATTTATAGGAACAGGAGAGCATGTTTCCTCAGATTGTTCCAACCTTTACATATGATCTACCACTTGGTTTTCAACTCTTTTCCTATCCTAAATTTCCAAGTCAAATTCTTAAAGTAAAAGCACCCACATAATTAACCTCGATTTGGCATCCTTTCTAGCAAGAAAATACTTGGTTGTTGAATGGTCAATTTAAACTGTAATTTTGGTGCCTACAAGATAGGAATGAAATTTATCAAAAGTAAAAACTATAGCGAGTAGTTCTTTTTCAGTTATTGTATAATTTAGTTAGGCTCCTGTCAAATTCTGGCTcgcatagtagatgggatggAAAATATTGTTTCTCCTTTGCCCTATAATTACTCCAATTGCATAGTCATTTGCATCACACATCAGCTTGAAGGGACTATTCCAATCCTACATAACAATAATGGGTGCTAAGATCAATCGTTTCTTAATCTCATCAAATGCTTTCAACCAGACTTCATCGAACTTAAATGTTGTATCCTTTTCAAGCAAAAAACATAATGGCTtggttatttttgaaaaatatttgagaAATCTCCATAAAAACCAACATGTCCTAAGAAATTTCTAATGCCTTTAACTGACATAGGAGGCAGTAGTTTCTCTATCACATCAATTTTTGCTTGATCAACTTCAATTCCTCGACTTGAGATCTTGTGATCCAAGACAATACCCTCCTTAACCATAAAGTGACACTTTTCCAATTAAGGACAAAGTTTGTCTCTTCACACCTTTGTAGCACCTTTGTAAGATTATTCAGACAATCATCGTACGAATCTCCATATACGAAAACTTGTTCATAAATACTTCCAAGAATTGCTCCACCATATTAGTAAAAATTTCCATCATATATCTTTAAAATGTAGTGGGCGCATTACATAGACCAAAACGCATTCGCTAGAAGGAAAAAGTATAATAAAGACATGTAAAGGTCATCTTATGCTGATCTTCTAGAGCAACAGTAATCGTATTGTAACCTGAATATCCATCCTAGAAACATTAGTATTGTCGTCCTGCCAGTCTATCTAAAACCTAGTCTAAGAATGGCAATGGGAAATGGTCTTTCCTTTTTGCTTTATTCAACTTCTGGTGATCTATACAAATCCTCCAATCGATAACTGTCCTTGTAGGAATCGGTTCATTATTGACGTCTGCCACAACCGTAATATCTCTTTTGTTCAGAATACATTAGACTGGACTCACCCATGAACTATCCGAGATAGGATAAATGATTCCCACCTCTAGCCATTTAATGATTTCCTTTCAAACTACCTTCTTTATAGCTTTCTCATCCTTCTTCAGTAAAATGTTGTGCATGGAAAAAGATGGGCTTATCCCTCGGATGTCGGTTATAGACTAATCAGTTgcctttttgaattttcaagaCTTAaattaccttttctttttctctttcagTCAagtttactaaaataattacaGGCAAAGTAGAGGAGTTACCaagataaacatattttaaatgggaaGGACGTACCTTGAGTTCCAACTTAGGTGGTTCCTCAATTGATGCCTTAGGTTGTCGAACCAAGATTTTAACTCCAAAGATTCGAACTACTATGTTCGAACATAACCTTTCAAATTGGTTTATTAGAGAATTAAGCTCCTATTCTATAGAGACTAAGGATTCTAATTCTTCAACTACAGAGCACTCCTATCATTGATCAGGAAATTTCATagctttaagaatgttaaaagtTACCTGATCATCCTAAACTCACATAGTGAGTTCACCTTTTTGCACATCAATTAAGGTTCTACCAATCACCAGGAAGGGTCTCCCTAAGATGATTGGCACTTTTTTATTTGCTTGAAAATCAAGAACTATGAAATTAGTAGGAAATATGAACTTGTCCAAACGTATTAAAACATATTCAATCTATCCTTTCGGGTGTACTAAAGATCGATCTGCCAATTGAAATGTTACGATTGTTGTTCTCACTTCACCTAT
The nucleotide sequence above comes from Gossypium raimondii isolate GPD5lz chromosome 13, ASM2569854v1, whole genome shotgun sequence. Encoded proteins:
- the LOC105781605 gene encoding uncharacterized protein LOC105781605, which encodes MPKYVKFMKDTLSNKRRLGEFESVALTEGCTAMLKNKLPPILEDPGSFTIPCSIGNHYIGNILCDLGASINLMPISIFKKLRIGKARPIIATLQLADKSYVHTEGKIEDVLEGELTMRINDQQLTFNVFDALKCADPNEECHAVEFVDIEFDLEIKDRKGSENQVADHLSRLEVENEYGESQMIKDEFPNEKILLAMALPWYADIVNFLVNGLLIPVMNYQGQRKFLHDVKQYY